One Dialister invisus DSM 15470 genomic region harbors:
- the rpsJ gene encoding 30S ribosomal protein S10 yields the protein MSKQEKIRIRLKGYDHKAIDQSAAKIVETAKRTGSTVSGPIPLPTEKNVYTILRSPHVNKDSREQFEMRIHKRLIDILDPSKKTADALMRLELPAGVSIEIKV from the coding sequence ATGTCGAAACAGGAAAAAATCAGAATTCGCCTGAAAGGCTATGATCACAAAGCGATTGATCAGAGTGCGGCGAAAATCGTGGAAACTGCCAAAAGAACAGGATCCACAGTCTCAGGGCCGATTCCGCTCCCTACCGAGAAGAATGTGTATACCATTCTCCGTTCTCCGCATGTCAACAAGGACAGCCGTGAACAGTTTGAAATGCGTATCCACAAGAGGCTGATTGATATCCTTGATCCGTCTAAAAAGACGGCAGACGCGCTGATGAGACTGGAACTTCCGGCCGGCGTCAGCATTGAAATCAAAGTGTAA